One Myxococcota bacterium genomic window, TCCGCGTCCTCGAGGCGTCCCACGGCGCGCAGCGCCAGCCCGAGATGGAAGCGTGCCGGACCCGACGTGGGCTGCTGCGCCACCGCTCCTTCCAGGTGCGGGATCGCCTCGGCGTCCTGGCCCTGGGACGAGAGCAGGCGTCCGAGCAGCAGGCGAACGCCGGGACGCCGCTCGGGCCAGCGCCGGACCAGCGCGCGCAGTTGATCGATCGCGGCCTCGGTCTCGCCGGCGTCGGCCAGCTCGCGGGCCAGCAACCAGGCGAGGTCCGGATCTTCCGGGTGCGCGGCGGCGGCCTCGGCCAGACGGTCGGTCGACTCCGAGCTCGCCGCGATCGAAGGAGCGACGGCGAGCCACGCCAGCAGTACGGCGAGTCCGACGCGCCGCTTCACGAGCCCACCGCCCCGACCTTGGCGACCACGGCCAGCATCTCTTCGCCTTCCTCGTCGAGCACCTGCAGGAACGTGTCCACCACCTGGGGGTCGAACTGGACGCCGCGGCCCTTGGCGAGGATGTCCAGGACGCGGTCTTGCTCGAAGGCGGGCTTGTAGGGACGCGCCGTCGACAGCGCGTCCCAGACGTCGACCACCGAGACGATGCGCGCGCCCATCGGAATCGCGTCGCCGACCAGGCCGTCGGGATAGCCGCCGCCGTCCCAGCGCTCGTGGTGGTGACGGACACAGGCGCGGGTCAGCGGCCCGAGACCGTGGATGCCGCCGACGATGCCGTCGCCGACGACCGTGTGGCTCTCCATGATCGCCCGCTCCTCGGGCGTGAACCGGTCGGGCTTCAGCAGCACTTCGTCGCGGATCCCGATCTTTCCGACATCGTGGAGCAGAGCGCCGAGTCGGATCTCCTCGATCTCTTCGTCCGACAACCCGAAACGGTCGGCCACCAGGGTCGAGAACAGCGCCAGGCGCCGGCAGTGAGACTCGGTGTAGCCGTCGCGTGCTTCGATCGCGCACGCGATCGCCTCGATCGACGAATCGAAGGTGGCGCGCAGCCCGTCGATCAAGCGGAGGTTCTCGGCGGACAGCGTCACCTGGGTGCCCACCGTGGCGATCGTACGCAGGGCCGTATCGTCGAGAGCTTCCTCGCGGTCGCGCTCGACCACCAGCACTCCAACCGGTCGGCCGCCGGCGAAGAGCGGCGCGTAGTGCGCGATCCCGCGCCGGCCGCTGCTCGCGAGTTCGCTCTCGACGGACTCGCGGCGCCGTTGCTGGAGTGCGCGATCGACCCAGACTTCCTCGCCGATCGCCCCGTCCCCACGACGCCTCCATTCGATGCGGCGTCCATCCAGCCCGCTCTCGCCGGCGCGCCAGAGGGCGACACCGCTGGCATCGACCACATCTCCGAGGAGCGCCAATGCCGTCCCGATCCCGCCCTGATCGTGCTGGGCCGACGTCGCCTCGCCGACGCGCTGCAACGCGGTCAGCGACTGTTCGCGTTCGGCCAGGCTCTTGCCGAAGCGACTGCGGACGCGTTCGAGCCCCACGACGTACTGGGCGCCGAGCATGCCGAGCGGCACGACCGGGGAGAGCAGCCCACCCGTGAACACCGCACTCGTCGTGGTGCCCGCGGCCACCGCGACGGCGAGACTCCCCAGCACTGCGGAGCGCCGCGCGTGGCTCTGATTGCGCAGGGCGAAGGCGAAGACGGTGAGCGCGAACAGCAGACCGACGGCGACCGGCGTCGAGGCTTCGCGGAGGGTCGGTTGCCCTTCGCGTTCGGCCGCCAACGTGCGGAGCAGGATCGCCTGGATCCACACGCCGGCGCGGGCGGGGCCCACCGGGGTGGGCCAGAGGTCCTGGAACTCGACCGCCGTCGCACCGATGAAGACGACGCGCCCCGCGACGTCGCGCGAGTCGAAGCGTCCGTCGAGCACGTCCGCCACCGACAGGGTGCGGACCTCGGGCGCGACGCGGCGGTAGTCGACGCGGATGGGAGTCTGATCAGTCGAGATGGGAGTCTGATCAGTCGGGATGGGGTTTTGCTCGACCGGGACCGGAGGACGGTCGGCCGCGATCGTTGCGCCTTCCGCCGACGCATTCGCGGCTTCGCGGTTCGCGACTCCCAGCGCCGCCTCCGCGAGCGTCGGGACGTCGACACCGCGGATGTCGACACTGCGGCGGCCACGGCGGACCACGCCATCTTCGTCGACGATCATGTGGACACTGCCGATCGCCGCGCTCGCTTCGGCCAGGATCGGCGCGGGCCGATTCGCGATCTCGAGCTCGGCGCCGCCGGGAAGCGTCTGCACCTGCTTGAACGACGCGAGCACGACGTTGCCGGCGGCGCGCATCGCGCGGGCGAAGGCCGCATCGCCCGCGGCATCGCGGGGCGTCGAGAAGTCGATATCGAAGGCGATCGAGGACGCGCCCGCGTCCGCGAGGTGCTCGACCAGCCGTGCGTGCACGTCGCGCGACCAGGGCCAGTCGGGGAGCGCACGAAGGCTCTGGGGATCGATCGCGATCACGACCGCATCGGGCTGACCTCCCGCGAGCGGCGGCGGCGACACCCGGGCCGCGCGCAGCTGCGCGTCGATCGCGAGCCGATCCAAGGACGCGGTTCCGCCCTGTACGAGCAACGCCGTCGCCAGGCCGAACAGGGCCAGGGCCACGACGCCTTCGAACGGGCGTCGCAGGGCGCGCGTGAGACTTCCCATACACAGTTGTGTCGACCGACCCAGCGCCCGTCTTGAGGCCCGAGCCGCGCGCGAACCCGTGTGAATTCAGGTGCTTAGCGCCTGTTCTGTGCGCTCGCGGGGCGCCCGGCGACTAGGGCTGGGCGACGCCCGCCAGGGCGGCAGCCGAGGCACGCGCCCAGTCGAGGACCGGCAGGTCGGCGCCGACGGGCGCTCCGTTCGGAAACACCCCGAGATAGACGACGGCGACGGAGCAGACCGTGAGCACGAGCGCTTCGCCGCTGCCCAACGCGACCCGCGGCGGCGCCTCTCCGGGCTCGTGCATGTACATGCGCACCGCAATCCTCAAGTAGTAGTAGACGGACACGACGCTCATCAGTACGCCGATCAGGGCCAGCACGAGATGGCCGGTCGAGACCGCCGCCGTGAAGAGCTGCCACTTCGCCATGAAGCCCGCGGTGCCCGGAATGCCCGCCAGCGACAGCAAGAAGAGCGCCATCAGCGCCGCCAAGCCCGGCCGGGTGTGGGCGAGTCCCGTGAAGTCGTCGAGGTGTTCGCACTCGCGACCGCGGTGTGCCAACGCGACCACGACGCCGAAGGCCCCCAGGTTCATGAACACGTAACTCACCAGGTAGAAGACGATCGCAGCCTGGGCCTGCGCCGTCCCCGCCACGAACCCGATCAGCAGATAGCCGGCGTGCGCGATGCTCGAGTAGGCGAGCATCCGCTTCACGTTCTCCTGGATCACCGCCATCAGGTTGCCCACCAGCATGGTGAGCGCGGCCATCACCCAGAGCACCGGGCCGAGGACCTCGCCGGCTCCGCCGATCCCCACGACCAGGATGCGCAGCAGCGCGGCAAAGGCCGCGAGCTTCACGGTCACGCTCATGAACGCGGTGACGGCCGAGGGTGCGCCCTCGTAGACGTCGGGCGTCCACTGGTGAAAAGGCACCGACGACACCTTGAACGCGAACCCGACCACCAGCAGGGCGAGCCCGAGCGTGGCCAGCGTCCCGCCGCCCTCCATGGCCGACCGGATCTCGACGAAACCGGTGCCGCCCGCGGCACCGTAGAGCAGGGCCATTCCGTAGAGCATCACGGCGGTCGCGAAGGATCCGAGCAGGAAGTACTTGAGCGCCGATTCGTTGCTGCGCAGCCGGCCGCGGTCGAACCCCGCGAGCACGTAGATCGGGATGCTCATGAGCTCCAGCCCGAGGAACACAGGGAGCAGGTCGACCGCCGCCACGAGCAGCATCATCCCCGCCGTCGAGAACAGGACGAGCGCATAGAACTCGCCGTGGTGGATGCGCAGCTCGTCGAGGTAGTGCATCGAGAGCGCGCAAGACAGCAGCGCCGCCAGGCCCAGTACCCCCGTGAACAGCGCCGAGTAACGGTCCAGCTGGAGCATCGGGTTGTCGGGATTGAAGGCCAGGGTCTCACCCGACACGGCGAGGCTCCCGGCCATGTAGGTCGCGGCCGAGAGTGTGAGCATCGCGACGACGGCGAGCAGGCTTCCGATGTAGGAATCGCTGACGCTCCGGCCCATGAAGGTCTTCGTCCGCGAGAGCAGGACTTCCCCGAGCAGGACCAGCAGAGCCCCGATCGACGCCCAGACGATCGGGCCGATCACCGCGAAGTTCAGGTCGGGAGGCGTCATGGGCGCTCCTCGAGCGACGCCTGCCACGCGAGGGGCTGCGCCGCATCCTCCGACGGGGCTCCCCCGCGCGCGCGAACGTCTTGCAGGAGCGCACTCACGCTCGGCTCGATGCGACGCAGGAACGGCTCTGGGTAGAGGCCGATCCACAGGATCTGCACGACCAGCGCCACCAACACGCTCTTCTCCCGAAGCGAGAGATCGATGAGTCGGCGGTTCTCTTCGTGGGCGACGGGGCCGAACATCACGCGCCGGTACATCCAGAGCATGTACGCAGCTGCGAGGACCACGCCGCTCGTCGCGATCGTCCCGTAGAGCGGACCGGCCTGAAAGGCCCCCACCAGGATCAGGAACTCACCGACGAAGCCGTTGAGCATCGGCAGACCGATGCTCGACATCGTGACCAGCCCGAAGAAGAACGCGAACACCGGCATCGGCTTCGCGACGCCTCCGAAGTCCGCGATCTCCCGAGTGTGGCGACGCTCGTAGAGCATGCCCACGAGGATGAAGAGCGCGCCGGTCGAGAGCCCGTGGTTCACCATCTGCAGGACGCTTCCCGTCGTTCCCTGGATGTTCAACGCGAACATGCCGAGCACCACGAACCCGAGGTGAGCCACCGACGAGTAGGCAACCAGCTTCTTGATGTCCTGCTGCACCATCGCCACGAGCGACCCGTAGACGATGCCCACCAGCGCCAGCCCCAGGAAGACCGGTGCCCACGCCGCAGCGGCCGCGGGGAAGAGCGGCCAGGCGAAACGCAGGAAGCCGTAGGTGCCCATCTTTAGCAGGACGCCGGCGAGCACCACGGAGCCCGGGGTCGGCGCCTCGACGTGGGCGTCGGGCAGCCAGGTGTGAAAGGGCACCACCGGCACCTTGATCGCGAACGCCAGCGCGAATGCGCCGAAGAGCCAGAACTGGGTCCGCCACCAGGGCCCTTCGGTGGGGATCTCGGTTTCGATGAGACCCGGGCCACCCGCCGCCGCAACGAGATCGAAGCTGAGGGCGCCGGTCTGGTCGTACCCCATCTGCACCACGATCAACAGTGCGAGCAGCATCAGGAGCGAACCGACCATCGTGAACAAGAAGAACTTCACGGCGGCGTAAACGCGGCGCGGCCCACCCCAGATCCCGATGATGAAGTACATCGGAACCAGCATCAGCTCCCAGAACAAGTAGAACTGGAAGAGATTCAGCGAGACGAAGGCACCGAGCATGCCGGTCTCGAGGAACAGCATGAAGAAGACGTAGCTGCGGACCGAATCCTCGATGTCCTTCCAGGAAGCGAGAAAGGTGAGCGGCAACAGGAAGGTGGTCAGCACCACCAGGAACAGGCTGATCCCGTCGATGCCGACGTGGTAGTGGATGCCGTAGGACGGGATCCAGGGCGCGACCTCGACGAACTGGAAGTCGGTGACCGTGGCGTCGAAGCCCGCGAAGAGCCGCAGCGAGACGAGGAAGGTCAGGAGTGATCCACCGAACCCGACCGCGCGCCACACCGCGACCGGCAGCCGCGGGGTCCCGAGCGCGCCGGCGAGCAGACTCGTCGCCGCGAGCACGAGACCGGTGGCCAGGGGCAGGAACGTCACGACGCTGAGCAAGGAACTCTCGGCCATGGCCTACCTCGACACCCACCACAGGATCGCCGCCGCTCCGATCAGCATCGACGCCAGGTAGCTCTGCGAGAGGCCCGACTGGAAGCGGCGTAGCGCGGTGTGCGCGAAGCCACGCACCGCGCGCGCGCTGCCGTCGACGAGGCCCGCGTCGATCCAGCGCGCGTCGACCTGACGGAACAGGAAGCGATCCGACAGCCAGACGAGGGGCCGGACGAGCGCCACGTCGTAGAGCTCGTCGACGAAGTACTTCCGTTCGAGGAGACGGTGCGGCCACGCGAACCAACGCGCGACGCGCTCCCCGTTGGCGAGGCCCCGGCGATACGTCATCCGCGCCAGCAGAAAGCCCAGCAGGGTGGCCGTGATCGCGGCGCCCGCCAGCAGGTACTCGGTGGCGTGATCGAGCCCGTGTCCTTCGCCGACCAGCACGGGCGAGAGGAAATTGTAGAGGCTGTGGGAGTCCTCGACGGCAAAGGGCAGCAGGTCGGCGTAGGCCTGGGGAATGCCCAGCAATCCCCCGACCAGCGCCAGGCCCGCCAATACCCAAAGCGGGTTCACGATCCCCGACGGCTGCTCGCGCACCTTGTCGCGCAGGTTGTCGGCCAGGCGCGAGTCGCCGCGGAACACCAGGTAGTAGAGCCGGAACATGTAGAGCGACGTGAGCACCGCAGTCACGATCCCGAGGCCGTAGAGCCAGAGATGACCCGGGACGGCGGTCGCCGCGAACGCCGACACCAGGATCTCGTCCTTCGAGAAGAAGCCGGAGGTCAGCGGAACCCCGGTGATCGCCAGGACGCCGATCAGGAACACCGCGTGGGTGAACGGCATGCGCCCGCGGAGCGCGCCCATCTGACGGACGTCCTGTTCGTGGTGCATCGCGAGGATCACCGAACCCGCCGCCAGGAAGAGCAGGGCCTTGAAGAAGGCGTGGGTCACGAGGTGGAAGATGGCTCCCACGTAGGCTCCACAGCCCGCGGCCAGGAACATGTACCCGAGCTGGCTCACGGTGGAGTAGGCGAGGACCTTCTTGATGTCGGTCTGGGCGACCGCGATCGTCGCGGCGAAGAGCGCGGTCGCGCCGCCGACCCAGGCGATGGTCGCACTGGCGACCGGCGCCGCTGCGTACAGGAACGAGAGGCGGCAGACGAGATAGATGCCCGCCGTCACCATCGTCGCGGCGTGAATCAGCGCCGACACCGGCGTCGGGCCCGCCATCGCGTCGGGCAGCCAGACGTAGAGCGGCAGCTGGGCCGACTTGCCGACCGCGCCCAGCAGGAAACACAGCCCGACCACGTCGACCAGCCGCCAGCTCTCGCCGAAGAGCCCCAGCGGCGCCGCGAGGGTCACATCCTGGATGCGTTCGAAGTGCAGTGCGATCTCGGCAAAGCTCACGCCCGCCGGTGCGCCCGCTTCGACGAAAGCGGTCCACAGGAGGAAGATCCCGATCAGGAACCCGAAGTCGCCGATGCGATTCACGAGGAACGCCTTGCTCCCGGCGTAGGCGTTCTCGCGATCGCCGTACCAGAACCCGATCAACAGGTAGGAGCAGAGCCCGACGCCTTCCCAGCCGACGAAGAGCAGCACCAGGTTGTCGGCGAGCACCAGCACCAGCATCGAAAAGGTGAAGAGGGAGAGGTAACAGAAGAAGCGCTGGAAGCCGCGATCGTCCCGGTGATCGTCCTCCATGTAGGCGATCGAGTAGAGGTGGATCAGTGAGCCCACCCCGGTCACCACCAGGCACAGGACCGCCGACAGCGCGTCGAACTGGAACGCCAGGTCCGCCGTCAGGCGCCGTGCGCCGATGCCCACTCCGATCCAGGTGTAGAGCCGGTCGTGAAGCAGCCGCAGCTCGCCGT contains:
- a CDS encoding CHASE2 domain-containing protein, giving the protein MGSLTRALRRPFEGVVALALFGLATALLVQGGTASLDRLAIDAQLRAARVSPPPLAGGQPDAVVIAIDPQSLRALPDWPWSRDVHARLVEHLADAGASSIAFDIDFSTPRDAAGDAAFARAMRAAGNVVLASFKQVQTLPGGAELEIANRPAPILAEASAAIGSVHMIVDEDGVVRRGRRSVDIRGVDVPTLAEAALGVANREAANASAEGATIAADRPPVPVEQNPIPTDQTPISTDQTPIRVDYRRVAPEVRTLSVADVLDGRFDSRDVAGRVVFIGATAVEFQDLWPTPVGPARAGVWIQAILLRTLAAEREGQPTLREASTPVAVGLLFALTVFAFALRNQSHARRSAVLGSLAVAVAAGTTTSAVFTGGLLSPVVPLGMLGAQYVVGLERVRSRFGKSLAEREQSLTALQRVGEATSAQHDQGGIGTALALLGDVVDASGVALWRAGESGLDGRRIEWRRRGDGAIGEEVWVDRALQQRRRESVESELASSGRRGIAHYAPLFAGGRPVGVLVVERDREEALDDTALRTIATVGTQVTLSAENLRLIDGLRATFDSSIEAIACAIEARDGYTESHCRRLALFSTLVADRFGLSDEEIEEIRLGALLHDVGKIGIRDEVLLKPDRFTPEERAIMESHTVVGDGIVGGIHGLGPLTRACVRHHHERWDGGGYPDGLVGDAIPMGARIVSVVDVWDALSTARPYKPAFEQDRVLDILAKGRGVQFDPQVVDTFLQVLDEEGEEMLAVVAKVGAVGS
- a CDS encoding NADH-quinone oxidoreductase subunit N; this encodes MTPPDLNFAVIGPIVWASIGALLVLLGEVLLSRTKTFMGRSVSDSYIGSLLAVVAMLTLSAATYMAGSLAVSGETLAFNPDNPMLQLDRYSALFTGVLGLAALLSCALSMHYLDELRIHHGEFYALVLFSTAGMMLLVAAVDLLPVFLGLELMSIPIYVLAGFDRGRLRSNESALKYFLLGSFATAVMLYGMALLYGAAGGTGFVEIRSAMEGGGTLATLGLALLVVGFAFKVSSVPFHQWTPDVYEGAPSAVTAFMSVTVKLAAFAALLRILVVGIGGAGEVLGPVLWVMAALTMLVGNLMAVIQENVKRMLAYSSIAHAGYLLIGFVAGTAQAQAAIVFYLVSYVFMNLGAFGVVVALAHRGRECEHLDDFTGLAHTRPGLAALMALFLLSLAGIPGTAGFMAKWQLFTAAVSTGHLVLALIGVLMSVVSVYYYLRIAVRMYMHEPGEAPPRVALGSGEALVLTVCSVAVVYLGVFPNGAPVGADLPVLDWARASAAALAGVAQP
- a CDS encoding NADH-quinone oxidoreductase subunit M; this encodes MAESSLLSVVTFLPLATGLVLAATSLLAGALGTPRLPVAVWRAVGFGGSLLTFLVSLRLFAGFDATVTDFQFVEVAPWIPSYGIHYHVGIDGISLFLVVLTTFLLPLTFLASWKDIEDSVRSYVFFMLFLETGMLGAFVSLNLFQFYLFWELMLVPMYFIIGIWGGPRRVYAAVKFFLFTMVGSLLMLLALLIVVQMGYDQTGALSFDLVAAAGGPGLIETEIPTEGPWWRTQFWLFGAFALAFAIKVPVVPFHTWLPDAHVEAPTPGSVVLAGVLLKMGTYGFLRFAWPLFPAAAAAWAPVFLGLALVGIVYGSLVAMVQQDIKKLVAYSSVAHLGFVVLGMFALNIQGTTGSVLQMVNHGLSTGALFILVGMLYERRHTREIADFGGVAKPMPVFAFFFGLVTMSSIGLPMLNGFVGEFLILVGAFQAGPLYGTIATSGVVLAAAYMLWMYRRVMFGPVAHEENRRLIDLSLREKSVLVALVVQILWIGLYPEPFLRRIEPSVSALLQDVRARGGAPSEDAAQPLAWQASLEERP
- the nuoL gene encoding NADH-quinone oxidoreductase subunit L; translated protein: MVIEETTLLRWIVFLPLLSAVVNGTMIGVVRRPTPRWGVIGLSCGAVLLSFVLSCTAFYTLVSLDGELRLLHDRLYTWIGVGIGARRLTADLAFQFDALSAVLCLVVTGVGSLIHLYSIAYMEDDHRDDRGFQRFFCYLSLFTFSMLVLVLADNLVLLFVGWEGVGLCSYLLIGFWYGDRENAYAGSKAFLVNRIGDFGFLIGIFLLWTAFVEAGAPAGVSFAEIALHFERIQDVTLAAPLGLFGESWRLVDVVGLCFLLGAVGKSAQLPLYVWLPDAMAGPTPVSALIHAATMVTAGIYLVCRLSFLYAAAPVASATIAWVGGATALFAATIAVAQTDIKKVLAYSTVSQLGYMFLAAGCGAYVGAIFHLVTHAFFKALLFLAAGSVILAMHHEQDVRQMGALRGRMPFTHAVFLIGVLAITGVPLTSGFFSKDEILVSAFAATAVPGHLWLYGLGIVTAVLTSLYMFRLYYLVFRGDSRLADNLRDKVREQPSGIVNPLWVLAGLALVGGLLGIPQAYADLLPFAVEDSHSLYNFLSPVLVGEGHGLDHATEYLLAGAAITATLLGFLLARMTYRRGLANGERVARWFAWPHRLLERKYFVDELYDVALVRPLVWLSDRFLFRQVDARWIDAGLVDGSARAVRGFAHTALRRFQSGLSQSYLASMLIGAAAILWWVSR